The following proteins are co-located in the Triticum aestivum cultivar Chinese Spring chromosome 1A, IWGSC CS RefSeq v2.1, whole genome shotgun sequence genome:
- the LOC123048107 gene encoding tetraspanin-10 isoform X1: protein MGGSSTSTFVIRWINFLTMILAILVVGFGFWMSTHNDECRRSLTIPVMGLGGVIFLMSLAGFVGAWKNISCLLWTYLIMLFVVLVAIMVFTVLAFIITNTGTGHAVPGSSYKEYRLQDYSSWFVKQLNDTDKWTHLRSCLVKSDDCNSLSKRYKTLKQYKLADLTPIESGCCRPPAECGYPALNASNFDLSYHPVSTNVDCKLYKNDRSLRCYDCNSCKAGVAQYMKTEWRVVAIFNVILFVILSFVYFVGCCARRHAGGSDSKVPGR, encoded by the exons ATGGGCGGCAGCAGCACCAGCACCTTCGTCATCAGGTGGATCAACTTCCTCACCATG ATACTGGCGATACTTGTGGTGGGTTTTGGGTTCTGGATGAGCACCCACAATGACGAGTGCCGACGGTCACTGACGATCCCTGTCATGGGTCTTGGAGGAGTCATTTTTCTCAT GTCGCTGGCGGGATTCGTGGGTGCTTGGAAGAACATTTCCTGCTTGCTTTGGACA TATCTAATAATGCTGTTCGTGGTCCTGGTGGCAATCATGGTCTTCACAGTGCTTGC GTTTATCATTACAAATACTGGAACTGGTCATGCTGTCCCTGGGTCCAG CTATAAAGAGTATCGTCTTCAGGACTACAGTTCTTGGTTCGTCAAACAG CTCAATGACACTGATAAATGGACTCATCTGAGAAGTTGCCTTGTGAAGTCGGATGATTGCAATAGCTTGTCAAAAAGATATAAG ACTCTAAAACAATACAAGCTCGCTGATTTGACTCCCATTGAGTCTGGCTGTTGCCGCCCACCAGCGGA GTGTGGATATCCAGCTTTGAATGCTTCCAATTTTGATCTGAGCTACCATCCGGTGAGCACAAACGTCGACTGCAAACTGTACAAAAATGATCGGTCCCTCAGGTGCTATGACTGTAATTCTTGCAA AGCTGGGGTTGCACAATACATGAAGACAGAGTGGCGGGTGGTTGCCATCTTCAATgtgatattgtttgtcattttg TCATTCGTGTACTTTGTTGGCTGCTGCGCACGTCGACATGCTGGAGGTAGCGATTCTAAAGTTCCTGGAAGATGA
- the LOC123048107 gene encoding tetraspanin-10 isoform X2 yields the protein MSTHNDECRRSLTIPVMGLGGVIFLMSLAGFVGAWKNISCLLWTYLIMLFVVLVAIMVFTVLAFIITNTGTGHAVPGSSYKEYRLQDYSSWFVKQLNDTDKWTHLRSCLVKSDDCNSLSKRYKTLKQYKLADLTPIESGCCRPPAECGYPALNASNFDLSYHPVSTNVDCKLYKNDRSLRCYDCNSCKAGVAQYMKTEWRVVAIFNVILFVILSFVYFVGCCARRHAGGSDSKVPGR from the exons ATGAGCACCCACAATGACGAGTGCCGACGGTCACTGACGATCCCTGTCATGGGTCTTGGAGGAGTCATTTTTCTCAT GTCGCTGGCGGGATTCGTGGGTGCTTGGAAGAACATTTCCTGCTTGCTTTGGACA TATCTAATAATGCTGTTCGTGGTCCTGGTGGCAATCATGGTCTTCACAGTGCTTGC GTTTATCATTACAAATACTGGAACTGGTCATGCTGTCCCTGGGTCCAG CTATAAAGAGTATCGTCTTCAGGACTACAGTTCTTGGTTCGTCAAACAG CTCAATGACACTGATAAATGGACTCATCTGAGAAGTTGCCTTGTGAAGTCGGATGATTGCAATAGCTTGTCAAAAAGATATAAG ACTCTAAAACAATACAAGCTCGCTGATTTGACTCCCATTGAGTCTGGCTGTTGCCGCCCACCAGCGGA GTGTGGATATCCAGCTTTGAATGCTTCCAATTTTGATCTGAGCTACCATCCGGTGAGCACAAACGTCGACTGCAAACTGTACAAAAATGATCGGTCCCTCAGGTGCTATGACTGTAATTCTTGCAA AGCTGGGGTTGCACAATACATGAAGACAGAGTGGCGGGTGGTTGCCATCTTCAATgtgatattgtttgtcattttg TCATTCGTGTACTTTGTTGGCTGCTGCGCACGTCGACATGCTGGAGGTAGCGATTCTAAAGTTCCTGGAAGATGA
- the LOC123048125 gene encoding DEAD-box ATP-dependent RNA helicase 12, with translation MHHPRARYPPGYDYGGGGGGRGGNGGGGGGGGGGGGNQNYYGGRNPHPQHHDYQQQQPHAQRNSFPQQQQQQHTQRNSFSQQQQQQHQQQQHQQWLRRDQAAAQASGEGAARTVARLDAVDTSSQDWKAQLNIPAPDTRFRTEDVTATKGNEFEDYFLKRELLMGIYEKGFERPSPIQEESIPIALTGSDILARAKNGTGKTAAFCIPALEKIDPEKNAIQVVILVPTRELALQTSQVCKELGKYLNIEVMVSTGGTSLKDDIMRLYQPVHLLAGTPGRILDLTKKGICMLNECSMLIMDEADKLLAPEFQPSVEQLIRYLPASRQLLLFSATFPVTVKDFKQKYLPRPYVINLMDELTLKGITQYYAFVEERQKVHCLNTLFSKLQINQSIIFCNSVNRVELLAKKITELGYSCFYIHAKMLQDHRNRVFHDFRNGACRNLVCTDLFTRGIDIQAVNVVINFDFPKTAETYLHRVGRSGRFGHLGLAVNLITYEDRFNMYRIEQELGTEIKTIPPQIDLAEYCQ, from the exons ATGCACCACCCGAGGGCCCGGTACCCGCCCGGCTACGactacggcggcggtggcggcggccgcggcggtaacggcggcggcggaggcggtggaggaggtggcggcgggaaCCAAAACTACTACGGCGGCCGAAACCCGCATCCCCAGCACCACGATtaccagcagcagcagccgcacgCGCAGAGGAACTCgttcccgcagcagcagcagcagcagcacacgcAGAGGAACTCGTTCtcgcagcaacagcagcagcagcatcagcaaCAACAGCATCAGCAGTGGCTGCGGCGGGACCAGGCCGCGGCCCAGGCGTCAGGAGAGGGTGCGGCCAGGACGGTGGCGCGACTCGACGCGGTGGACACGAG CTCTCAAGATTGGAAGGCACAGTTGAATATTCCAGCTCCAGATACTCGTTTTAGGACAGAG GATGTTACTGCAACGAAAGGCAACGAGTTTGAAGATTATTTTTTGAAACGTGAGCTACTTATGGGAATATATGAGAAGGGATTTGAAAGGCCATCTCCTATTCAAGAAGAAAGCATTCCAATTGCTCTAACTGGAAGTGATATTCTTGCAAGAGCGAAAAACGGCACCGGGAAGACCGCTGCATTTTGCATTCCAGCACTCGAAAAGATTGACCCAGAGAAAAATGCCATACAAG TTGTTATACTGGTACCAACAAGGGAACTAGCTCTGCAGACTTCACAAGTTTGCAAAGAGCTTGGAAAATACCTGAATATTGAAGTTATGGTTAGTACTGGAGGAACCAGCTTGAAGGACGACATTATGCGTTTGTACCAACCTGTTCATTTACTCGCCGGGACACCTGGCCGTATACTAGATCTTACCAAGAAGGGCATTTGTATGCTGAACGAATGTTCAATGCTCATCATGGACGAG GCAGACAAGCTGTTAGCTCCTGAGTTTCAGCCTTCCGTGGAGCAACTCATTCGTTACCTTCCAGCTAGTCGGCAACTATTGCTGTTTTCTGCAACCTTTCCTGTAACTGTCAAGGATTTTAAGCAGAAATACCTACCTAGACCCTATGTTATTAATCTGATGGATGAACTAACACTGAAAGGAATCACACAATACTATGCCTTCGTAGAAGAAAGGCAAAAGGTTCATTGTCTGAACACGCTTTTCTCAAAG CTTCAAATAAATCAGTCTATTATATTCTGCAACTCTGTTAATAGAGTTGAGCTACTGGCAAAGAAAATCACTGAACTTGGCTATTCGTGCTTCTACATTCATGCTAAAATGTTGCAAGACCACCGAAACCGGGTGTTTCATGATTTTCGGAATGGTGCTTGCAGAAACCTTGTTTGCACAG ATCTTTTTACCAGAGGAATTGACATTCAAGCTGTTAATGTTGTCATTAATTTTGACTTCCCCAAGACTGCTGAAACATATTTGCATAGG GTTGGTCGTTCTGGAAGATTTGGACACCTTGGTTTGGCGGTGAACTTAATCACTTATGAGGACCGTTTCAACAT GTATAGGATTGAGCAAGAACTTGGGACAGAAATAAAAACAATACCTCCACAGATTGACCTGGCGGAGTATTGCCAATGA